A stretch of DNA from Candidatus Dadabacteria bacterium:
TCGGCTACGTTAAAAGGAGGCCAGAGCAGGTCCGGGTTCCCCGGCCAGTAAACTGCAATAAAATCGGTCACGTATCCGTAGGCAAACCTGTCTATCGAGTTTCCAATAGCTCCCCCCAGCACAAAAGCAAGCCCATATCGAAAAACTCTCCGCTCCTCTTCAAGTCTGCGAAGAAAGAAAAAAATCGCAATCAGCACCAAAACGAAAACAACTATGTAAAAGTAAAGCCTTATATCTTCAGACATGTTCCTTAACATGCCAAACGCGATTCCAGGATTTCGTAAATGCGTTATATCGAACCATGAAAACACGTTTATCCTCGATAGAAACGGCACGTGGGCCTTAACGAGCCACTTAGTCAGCTGGTCAAGCAATACCACCAGAAAAGATATAACGAACACACTTAGATAATTTCTCATGAAAAAAACAAGAAATCCCGACCCCGAAAGAAAATCCCGCAAACTCCCGGCAGATGGTTAAGCCTCATTCCAGCCGAAACTCTATCGGAACCTTGACCCAGCTTGAAACCGCCCTGAAGCCCCTTTGCGCCGGGACGAATCTCCACTTTTTTACAGCCTTCAAAGCGGCATTATCAAGAACCTTGTGACCGGAGGATTTGAAGATGGTTACTTCCTCGGGTTCCCCGTTCGGAAGCACATGCACATTAAGCAACACGCTGCCCTCGTAACCGCGTCTTATGGCAACCGCGGGATAGCCAGGTCTGGGGGTAAAACCGTAAGATGGCCTCGCGGTGGCATAACTCTCCTCGGATTGCTCCTCCGGGGCGGGTTTTGCTTCCTTTTTAAGCGCCAGGGAGTCATCCCGCTTTTTCACTTCCTTTACGACTTTTTCTTTTTTCTTCTTAACAACCTTTTTTTTCTTTACGACTTTTTCTGCGGGTGCGGGTTTTCTGAATTCGAAATGCCTCAGGGAAACCTCTATGTGATCGCCGTATACGGGGACGCTTCTCTGCACGACAATCTTCCCCCAGGCAATAGATATAAGAACATGGAAGACAACTGAAAACAGTATGAATTTCTTGAGATTGTCAACCGGCCTGCCCATACCAAAAGATTATTCTATATTAATAACCAGAAATTCCTTAATCCCTCCGGGAACCCTGACCTGTATCTCGTCATCGACTCTCTTTCCGATAAGCGCGCTGCCGACCGGAGAGGTAACCGATATAAAGCCTTCTTCGGGCTCGGATTCATCCTCTCCCACAAGCTTGTACTTCTTTATGTCCCCGGAATCGATATCCTCCACAGTAACCGTAAGACCGAAAACCACCCTGTCCCGGGCAGTGATTTTTTCGGGGTCAATTACTTCCGCGCGGCCGAGGCGGTCTTCTATTTCCTGTATCTTTCCCTCTATGAACGACTGTTTCTGCTTGGCGGTCTCGTACTCGGCGTTTTCGGAAAGATCCCCGAGGGACCTCGCATATTCTATAAGTCTGATTACTTCCTGTCTTTCGACGGTTTTCAACCTATGCAGTTCGTCCCGAAGCTTTTTCCAGCCATCGGGAGTAATTAGCACTCTCTGGACACTC
This window harbors:
- the lspA gene encoding signal peptidase II, giving the protein MRNYLSVFVISFLVVLLDQLTKWLVKAHVPFLSRINVFSWFDITHLRNPGIAFGMLRNMSEDIRLYFYIVVFVLVLIAIFFFLRRLEEERRVFRYGLAFVLGGAIGNSIDRFAYGYVTDFIAVYWPGNPDLLWPPFNVADSAITVGAISILISGVLWRGKEN
- a CDS encoding energy transducer TonB, giving the protein MGRPVDNLKKFILFSVVFHVLISIAWGKIVVQRSVPVYGDHIEVSLRHFEFRKPAPAEKVVKKKKVVKKKKEKVVKEVKKRDDSLALKKEAKPAPEEQSEESYATARPSYGFTPRPGYPAVAIRRGYEGSVLLNVHVLPNGEPEEVTIFKSSGHKVLDNAALKAVKKWRFVPAQRGFRAVSSWVKVPIEFRLE
- the greA gene encoding transcription elongation factor GreA: MSVQRVLITPDGWKKLRDELHRLKTVERQEVIRLIEYARSLGDLSENAEYETAKQKQSFIEGKIQEIEDRLGRAEVIDPEKITARDRVVFGLTVTVEDIDSGDIKKYKLVGEDESEPEEGFISVTSPVGSALIGKRVDDEIQVRVPGGIKEFLVINIE